In Quercus robur chromosome 11, dhQueRobu3.1, whole genome shotgun sequence, the following proteins share a genomic window:
- the LOC126707116 gene encoding probable carboxylesterase 2: MDSGMDSGTSEVVHEFLPYFRAYKDGRVERNFGTDIVPPSINSQSGISTKDVEIIKETGLSARVYIPSTISPGQKLPILVYYHGGGFFMGSPFCPTYHNHVAALVAEANIVAVSVDYRLAPEHPVPIGYEDSWIALRWVASHYNGQGPEAWLREHGDFHRFFLVGDSIGGNIVHNMLAQAGVEGLQGVKLLGACLVQPYVSKTESVHTGVEDRSWLFSCPTTSGFDDPRINPAEDSRLSRLGCSKVLIFIAEKDDMRERGLFYYETLRKSGWEGEVEIVETEGEDHVFHLFNPNCEKALALLKMLASFINQDKAS, from the coding sequence ATGGATTCAGGGATGGATTCAGGGACAAGTGAAGTAGTACACGAATTCCTCCCATATTTCCGAGCATACAAAGATGGGCGAGTGGAGAGAAACTTTGGCACCGATATAGTCCCTCCATCAATCAATTCCCAAAGTGGCATTTCCACCAAAGATGTTGAAATTATTAAAGAAACTGGCCTATCAGCCAGAGTTTACATTCCAAGTACCATTAGTCCAGGCCAGAAGTTGCCTATTCTAGTGTACTATCATGGTGGGGGCTTCTTTATGGGTTCACCATTTTGTCCAACATATCATAACCATGTTGCTGCTCTTGTAGCTGAGGCTAATATAGTTGCAGTTTCTGTTGATTACAGATTAGCCCCAGAACACCCTGTGCCAATAGGCTATGAAGATTCATGGATTGCACTTCGATGGGTTGCTTCTCACTATAATGGTCAAGGCCCTGAGGCCTGGCTGAGAGAACATGGCGATTTTCATCGTTTTTTTCTGGTTGGGGACAGTATTGGAGGCAATATTGTGCACAACATGTTAGCACAAGCTGGGGTTGAAGGTCTCCAAGGAGTGAAATTATTAGGAGCTTGTTTGGTTCAACCTTACGTTAGTAAAACAGAAAGTGTTCATACTGGCGTGGAGGACAGATCATGGCTTTTTTCATGTCCAACAACAAGTGGTTTCGATGATCCAAGGATAAACCCGGCTGAGGATTCGAGGCTTTCGAGGCTAGGGTGCTCCAAGGTGCTAATTTTTATTGCTGAGAAGGATGATATGAGAGAGAGGGGCTTGTTCTATTATGAGACGTTGAGGAAGAGTGGGTGGGAGGGAGAGGTGGAGATTGTGGAGACAGAAGGAGAGGATCATGTGTTTCATTTGTTCAACCCAAATTGTGAGAAGGCTCTGGCCTTGTTGAAAATGTTGGCTTCTTTCATAAACCAAGACAAGGCTTCTTAG
- the LOC126707388 gene encoding presequence protease 1, chloroplastic/mitochondrial-like codes for MDRTVLLVRSLSSNRLLFRSSRRLSRFSSSLAPKRHRIIPNPAARKSSLRHRLLRATSSSSSPAAAASFNVRKHFSSLSPRAVATPYTHSPSEFSGVDNEAAEKLGFEKVSEEVIGECKSKAVLFKHKKTGAEVMSVLNDDENKVFGIVFRTPPNDSTGIPHILEHSVLCGSRKYPLKEPFVELLKGSLHTFLNAFTYPDRTCYPVASTNTKDFYNLVDVYLDAVFFPKCLEDYQTFQQEGWHYELNNPSEDISYKGVVFNEMKGVYSQPDNILGRAAQQALFPDNTYGVDSGGDPRVIPKLTYEEFKEFHRKYYHPSNARIWFYGDDDPIERLRILSEYLDMFDASTAPNESKVGTQKLFSEPVRIVEKYPAGEGGDMKKKNMVCLNWLLSDKPLDLETELTLGFLDHLMLGTPASPLRKILLESGLGDAIVGGGVEDELLQPQFSIGLKGVSEDDIQKVEELVVSTLKKLADEGFDADAVEASMNTIEFSLRENNTGSFPRGLSLMLRSIGKWIYDMDPFEPLKYEKPLVALKARIAQEGSKAVFSPLIEKFILNNPHRVTVEMQPDPDKASREEEAEKEILKKLKASMTEEDLAELARATQELRLKQETPDPPEALKSVPSLSLLDIPKEPIHIPTEVGDIDGVKVLQHDLFTNDVLYTEVVFNMGSLKQELLPLVPLFCQSLLEMGTKDLTFVQLNQLIGRKTGGISVFPFTSSVRGREDPCCHIIVRGKAMAGCAEDLFNLVTRVLQEVQFTDQQRFKQFVAQSKARMENRLRGGGHGVAAARMDAKLNVAGWISEQMGGVSYLEFLQTLEEKVDKDWDEISSSLEEIRKSILSRNGCLINMTADGRILSDSGKFVSKFLDSLPSNPLVGAATWNARLPSENEAIVIPTQVNYVGKAANLYETGYQLDGSAYVISKYISNTWLWDRVRVSGGAYGGFCDFDTHSGVFSFLSYRDPNLLKTLDVYNGTGDFLRGLEMDDDTLTKAIIGTIGDVDSYQLPDAKGYSSLLRHLLGITDEERQRRRGEILSTSLKDFKEFADAVEAVKDKGVVVAVASPDDVEAAHKEFSNFFQIKKAL; via the exons ATGGACAGAACAGTTCTACTAGTTCGTTCTCTCTCTTCCAACAGATTACTCTTCCGCTCTTCTCGCAGACTCTCTCGCTTTTCCTCTTCTCTCGCCCCAAAACGCCACCGTATAATCCCCAATCCCGCCGCCAGAAAATCCTCTCTCCGCCACCGATTGCTCCGCGCCACTTCATCATCCTCCTCCCCCGCCGCCGCCGCTTCCTTCAACGTCAGAAAACacttctcctctctctccccACGCGCCGTCGCCACTCCCTACACTCACTCTCCTTCAG AGTTTTCAGGGGTTGACAATGAGGCTGCGGAGAAGCTCGGGTTCGAGAAAGTTTCCGAAGAGGTCATCGGAGAGTGCAAGTCGAAAGCCGTGCTTTTCAAGCACAAGAAGACCGGCGCCGAGGTCATGTCGGTGCTGAACGACGACGAGAACAAGGTCTTCGGCATTGTCTTTCGCACTCCACC AAATGATTCCACTGGGATTCCACACATACTGGAACACAGTGTATTGTGTGGGTCAAGAAAGTATCCCTTGAAAGAGCCATTTGTTGAATTATTGAAAGGGAGCTTGCACACTTTTCTGAATGCTTTCACATATCCCGATAGGACTTGTTACCCAGTTGCTTCAACAAACACAAAG GATTTCTATAATCTGGTAGATGTATACCTGGATGCTGTCTTCTTCCCTAAATGTTTGGAGGATTATCAGACTTTCCAACAGGAGGGTTGGCATTATGAGCTCAACAATCCTTCAGAAGATATATCTTATAAAG GTGTTGTTTTCAATGAGATGAAAGGTGTCTATTCTCAGCCTGATAATATATTAGGGCGGGCAGCTCAACAG GCTCTTTTCCCAGACAATACTTATGGTGTTGATAGTGGGGGTGATCCACGAGTTATTCCCAAACTGACATATGAGGAATTCAAG gaATTTCACCGTAAATATTATCACCCCAGCAATGCCAGAATATGGTTTTATGGAGATGATGATCCAATTGAGCGCCTTCGGATCTTGAGTG aGTATCTAGATATGTTTGATGCAAGTACTGCTCCCAATGAATCAAAGGTTGGAACACAAAAACTATTTTCAGAGCCAGTAAGGATTGTTGAGAAATATCCTGCTGGTGAGGGTGGGgatatgaagaagaagaatatggtATGCCTTAATTGGTTGCTCTCTGATAAGCCCCTAGATCTGGAAACTGAGCTTACCCTTGGGTTCTTGGACCATCTTATGTTGGGAACTCCTGCTTCTCCACTAAGGAAAATCTTGCTGGAAAGTGGATTAGGAGATGCCATTGTTGGTGGTGGGGTTGAAGATGAGCTCCTCCAGCCTCAGTTTAGTATTGGGTTGAAGGGGGTCTCTGAAGATGACATTCAAAAGGTAGAAGAATTAGTCGTGAGTACCCTTAAAAAACTAGCAGATGAAGGTTTTGATGCAGATGCTGTAGAGGCATCCATGAATACAATTGAGTTTTCTCTCAGGGAAAACAACACGGGATCATTTCCTCGTGGTTTGTCACTGATGCTTCGATCCATT gGGAAATGGATATATGATATGGACCCCTTTGAGCCATTAAAGTATGAGAAACCCTTAGTGGCCCTAAAAGCCAGAATAGCACAGGAAGGCTCTAAAGCTGTTTTTTCTCCTCTAATAGAGAAATTCATCTTGAACAATCCTCATCGAGTTACAGTAGAAATGCAG CCTGATCCTGATAAAGCTTCTCGTGAAGAAGAAGCTGAGAAAGAAATCTTGAAGAAACTTAAAGCAAGTATGACTGAGGAAGATCTTGCTGAGCTAGCACGTGCTACACAGGAGTTGCGACTGAAGCAGGAAACTCCTGACCCACCAGAAGCTCTAAAAAGTGTCCCAAGCCTCTCTCTACTAGACATTCCAAAAGAACCTATTCACATTCCTACAGAG GTTGGGGATATAGATGGAGTAAAAGTTTTGCAGCATGACCTCTTCACAAATGATGTCCTTTACACTGAGGTTGTCTTCAATATGGGTTCACTGAAGCAAGAGCTTCTCCCCTTGGTACCACTTTTTTG CCAATCATTGCTGGAGATGGGTACAAAAGACTTGACTTTTGTGCAACTTAATCAGTTAATAGGAAGAAAAACCGGAGGAATATCAGTTTTTCCGTTCACATCATCTGTACGGGGCAGGGAGGATCCATGTTGCCATATAATTGTTAGAGGCAAAGCCATGGCAGGATGTGCCGAAGACCTATTCAACCTG GTTACCCGTGTTCTTCAAGAAGTCCAGTTTACGGATCAGCAGCGGTTTAAGCAGTTTGTCGCACAAAGCAAAGCTAGAATGGAG AACCGGTTAAGAGGTGGTGGTCATGGAGTTGCGGCTGCAAGGATGGATGCTAAGTTGAATGTTGCTGGGTGGATTTCTGAACAGATGGGTGGTGTCAG TTACCTGGAGTTcttacaaactcttgaagagaAAGTTGATAAAGATTGGGATGAAATTTCTTCATCTCTTGAGGAGATTCGCAAGTCCATACTTTCGAGGAATGGTTGCTTGATAAATATGACTGCTGATGGAAGAATCCTTTCAGACTCAGGAAAGTTTGTTAGCAAGTTTCTTGATTCACTTCCCAGCAACCCTCTTGTTGGAGCAGCTACTTGGAATGCTCGACTTCCTTCAGAAAATGAGGCCATTGTGATACCAACTCAG GTTAATTATGTTGGAAAAGCAGCTAACCTTTATGAAACTGGTTATCAACTTGATGGGAGTGCATATGTAATTTCGAAATACATTAGTAATACTTGGTTATGGGATCGTGTGCGTGTTAGTGGTGGGGCTTATGGAGGCTTCTGCGACTTTGATACTCACTCAG GAGTATTCTCCTTCTTATCTTATCGTGACCCCAATTTGTTAAAGACACTTGATGTATACAATGGAACTGGAGACTTTCTCCGTGGGTTAGAAATGGATGATGATACTCTTACAAAAGCTATTATTGGGACCATCGGAGATGTGGATTCATATCAGCTTCCTGATGCCAAAGGTTATAGCAG tTTGTTGCGGCATTTGTTGGGCATCACAGATGAAGAAAGGCAAAGAAGACGGGGAGAGATATTATCAACCAG